A genomic region of Leptolyngbya sp. NIES-2104 contains the following coding sequences:
- a CDS encoding bifunctional pantoate--beta-alanine ligase/(d)CMP kinase, producing the protein MRLFTTVAGLQCYLKLQRKHSIATDTVESSIGFVPTMGALHKGHLSLIDRARQENAIVVVSIFVNPLQFGPNEDLNRYPRTLERDRILCEQAGVDAIFSPSPKEIGVDPPTPTRVQPPKDLTSGLCGAFRPGHFEGVATIVTKLLDIVQPDRAYFGQKDAQQLAIIQQLVKDLNLPIAIVPCSIVREESGLALSSRNQYLSNEERLKATALYRGLSQAEKLFRSGERVSATLVQAVKQELEKVPDLRPEYIELVDPMTLKSLETVTDEGLLALAARLGSTRLIDNCTLRDRRPMIAIDGPAGAGKSTVARAVATELNLFYLDTGAMYRALTWFVLQSGADLNDEPTVAELAHQCEIDFQTDTATPIVFVNGQDVTQAIRTPEVTAHVSTIAAQAAVREALVKQQQNYGRRGGIVVDGRDIGTHVFPDAEVKIYLTASIQERARRRQLDLKHLGQAEVSLAELEQAIFERDRKDSTRAISPLRKATDAIEIQSDDLSVTEVLDRIVSLYQEKTAPVSM; encoded by the coding sequence GTGCGCCTGTTTACGACTGTCGCGGGATTGCAGTGCTATTTGAAGTTACAGCGGAAACACTCGATCGCGACGGATACGGTGGAATCGTCGATCGGCTTTGTTCCCACGATGGGTGCCTTGCACAAGGGGCATCTGAGCCTGATTGACCGGGCGCGTCAGGAAAATGCGATCGTGGTTGTAAGTATTTTCGTCAATCCGCTGCAATTTGGACCGAATGAAGATCTAAATCGTTATCCTCGGACGTTAGAACGCGATCGAATTCTCTGTGAACAGGCGGGAGTCGATGCGATTTTTTCCCCTAGCCCGAAAGAAATAGGCGTTGATCCCCCCACTCCGACGCGAGTTCAGCCCCCAAAAGATCTAACGTCTGGACTCTGTGGCGCATTTCGTCCGGGACATTTTGAAGGGGTCGCTACGATCGTCACCAAACTGCTCGATATTGTGCAGCCCGATCGCGCTTATTTTGGGCAAAAAGACGCGCAACAATTGGCGATTATTCAGCAACTTGTGAAAGATTTGAATTTGCCGATCGCGATCGTTCCTTGCTCGATTGTGCGGGAAGAAAGCGGTTTAGCACTAAGCTCCCGGAATCAGTATCTTTCTAATGAAGAAAGATTAAAGGCGACTGCGCTTTATCGAGGATTGTCACAAGCTGAAAAACTGTTTCGATCCGGAGAGCGTGTAAGTGCTACCTTAGTTCAGGCAGTGAAGCAGGAACTCGAAAAAGTGCCTGACCTGCGACCAGAGTATATCGAACTTGTTGATCCGATGACGTTGAAATCATTAGAAACTGTGACCGATGAAGGGTTGTTGGCTCTAGCTGCGCGGCTAGGTTCAACCCGCCTGATTGATAACTGTACCTTGCGCGATCGTCGTCCGATGATTGCGATCGATGGTCCTGCGGGTGCGGGAAAATCCACGGTCGCACGAGCGGTCGCGACTGAATTGAATTTGTTTTATCTCGATACGGGTGCAATGTATCGAGCGCTCACTTGGTTTGTGCTGCAATCGGGCGCGGATCTCAACGATGAACCGACAGTCGCAGAATTAGCACATCAATGTGAGATCGATTTTCAGACCGATACTGCGACTCCGATCGTGTTTGTGAACGGTCAAGATGTGACACAAGCGATTCGCACTCCGGAGGTGACGGCGCATGTTTCAACGATCGCGGCTCAAGCTGCGGTGCGAGAAGCGCTGGTGAAACAGCAGCAAAATTACGGTCGTCGGGGCGGGATCGTGGTCGATGGTCGCGATATTGGCACTCATGTGTTCCCGGATGCGGAGGTGAAAATTTATCTCACGGCATCAATTCAAGAGCGGGCGCGGCGGAGACAGCTTGATTTGAAGCATCTCGGACAGGCTGAAGTGAGTTTAGCGGAATTAGAGCAAGCGATTTTCGAGCGCGATCGTAAAGATAGTACTCGTGCAATTTCACCATTGCGGAAGGCGACAGATGCGATCGAGATTCAATCAGATGATTTGAGTGTGACAGAAGTGCTCGATCGGATTGTTAGCTTGTATCAAGAAAAAACGGCTCCGGTTTCGATGTAA
- a CDS encoding DUF5331 domain-containing protein: MNIDQLRRSLKDRWLDYYEENRAWITRLSIWVSCDGQRRPSSSFILGALSTLEPRLIDLLPLIVDLSSHPDRIVVALGLNFDPDQELAQIKQLKADTPKYLPASATPEVKPRRPAEVDEACEGRIRTDRSPRPPR, translated from the coding sequence GTGAACATTGATCAACTGCGTCGATCGCTTAAAGATCGCTGGCTCGATTACTACGAAGAAAACCGCGCTTGGATTACTCGTTTATCGATTTGGGTGAGTTGTGACGGACAACGGCGACCGTCATCGAGCTTTATTCTGGGCGCACTCTCCACGCTAGAACCCCGACTGATCGATCTCTTGCCGCTGATTGTCGATTTGAGCAGTCATCCCGATCGCATTGTGGTCGCCCTTGGACTGAACTTTGATCCTGACCAAGAACTTGCCCAGATCAAACAGTTAAAAGCCGACACTCCGAAATACCTCCCGGCAAGCGCCACCCCTGAAGTAAAACCGCGTCGTCCGGCTGAAGTCGATGAAGCCTGTGAAGGACGCATCCGCACTGATCGATCGCCTCGTCCACCTCGTTAA
- a CDS encoding IS4 family transposase: protein MLPSFYQTCLQSQLTQTQFVTLEILVELLHKERRITIERLATLFPQPILFESRRRNIQRFLSLPQLTPQAIWFPIVKQWVKRHHPRSKPLHLVIDRTQWQDHNLIMVSLVYNKRAIPLHWMWLNKQGQSSLVEQRRVLRPVFHLLKKHRFILLGDREFHSIELAAWCVEKRVKFVFRLPKSTTVKPDDSSRFTRLDDLPQTPGITEQYLQIQVTQNRGFGKHNLVLRQKRAHRQSSSDAWYLLTNLVDAEQTLNAYATRFSIEPLFKDYKSGGYHLEDCHADFGRFTALLVLIAIAYSISTLQGRRIRKKQVQRYVARVTEPKRTTKRHSAFWIGLYGKLWIEPLNLWSTLAGQLMALKPQKRLFFQRGLNAISLIQSAL from the coding sequence ATGTTGCCCTCATTCTATCAAACCTGTTTACAATCGCAATTAACCCAGACGCAATTTGTGACGCTAGAAATCTTGGTCGAACTGTTGCACAAAGAGCGCAGAATTACGATTGAACGCTTAGCCACTCTATTTCCGCAACCGATTCTATTTGAGAGCAGACGACGAAACATTCAACGATTCTTGAGCTTGCCGCAACTGACTCCGCAAGCGATCTGGTTTCCGATTGTCAAGCAGTGGGTCAAGCGACATCATCCCCGGAGCAAACCACTTCATCTGGTGATTGACCGTACCCAATGGCAAGACCATAACTTGATCATGGTGAGTCTTGTGTACAATAAGCGAGCGATTCCATTGCACTGGATGTGGCTGAACAAGCAAGGACAGAGTTCACTTGTTGAACAACGAAGAGTGTTACGCCCTGTGTTTCATCTGTTGAAAAAGCATCGCTTCATTCTGCTCGGAGACCGTGAGTTTCACAGCATTGAACTGGCGGCTTGGTGTGTAGAAAAGCGAGTCAAATTCGTGTTCCGTTTACCGAAGAGTACGACCGTCAAACCAGACGACAGCAGCAGGTTTACGCGCCTTGATGACTTGCCGCAAACGCCCGGAATCACCGAGCAATATCTGCAAATTCAAGTGACGCAAAATCGCGGGTTCGGCAAGCACAATTTAGTCTTGCGCCAAAAGCGTGCCCACCGTCAATCGAGTTCGGATGCTTGGTATCTTCTGACTAATCTCGTCGATGCCGAACAAACGCTCAACGCTTATGCCACTCGCTTCTCGATTGAACCCCTGTTCAAAGACTACAAATCCGGCGGCTATCACCTCGAAGATTGTCATGCCGATTTCGGGCGTTTTACTGCCCTGCTGGTCCTGATTGCCATTGCCTACTCGATCTCGACCCTACAAGGGCGGCGCATTCGCAAAAAACAAGTGCAGCGTTACGTCGCTCGTGTGACTGAGCCAAAGCGGACAACAAAGCGTCACAGTGCTTTCTGGATTGGCTTGTATGGCAAGTTATGGATTGAACCCTTGAATTTGTGGTCAACCTTGGCAGGTCAACTGATGGCACTCAAGCCGCAAAAACGCCTTTTCTTTCAGCGAGGTCTCAACGCCATTTCCCTGATTCAGTCTGCTCTCTAG
- a CDS encoding alkene reductase, giving the protein MTPSPMLLSPFQLGDLTLKNRVVMAPMTRARAGTDRIPNALMAEYYTQRSTAGLILIEATSISQQGLGWLNTPGIYTDAQTDGWKLVVETVQNQGTPLFLQLWHCGRSSHSSFQEGGQLPVAPSAIAIEGEEIHTPNGKQPHEVPRALETDEVPQVVEDYRKAAERAKQAGFAGVEIHAANGYLIDEFLQSKSNHRSDRYGGSIENRYQFLKEIVEAILTVYPSERVGVRLSPNGAYNSMGSPDYRETFLYVASQLNAYKLAYLHLLDGLAFGFHELGSPMTLPEFRQVFDQPLMGNCGYTQADAETAIANGSADLISFGRPFISNPDLVDRFKNGWELNPSSDMSQWYSFGAEGYIDFPAYSAA; this is encoded by the coding sequence ATGACCCCTTCACCGATGTTGCTTAGCCCTTTTCAGCTTGGCGATCTCACGCTAAAAAATCGTGTAGTCATGGCTCCAATGACGAGAGCGAGAGCCGGAACAGACCGCATTCCGAATGCGCTGATGGCAGAGTACTACACGCAGCGATCGACGGCTGGACTCATCCTGATAGAAGCGACTTCGATTTCTCAACAAGGACTCGGCTGGCTCAATACTCCAGGAATTTACACCGATGCTCAAACCGACGGCTGGAAATTGGTGGTTGAGACCGTTCAAAATCAAGGCACTCCGCTATTTTTGCAGCTTTGGCACTGTGGACGGTCATCTCATAGTAGTTTTCAGGAAGGAGGACAGTTACCCGTCGCACCGTCTGCGATCGCGATTGAAGGCGAGGAAATTCACACTCCGAATGGCAAGCAACCGCATGAAGTGCCTCGCGCTCTTGAAACCGATGAAGTCCCGCAGGTGGTTGAGGACTACCGTAAAGCCGCAGAGCGAGCGAAACAGGCTGGATTTGCAGGAGTCGAGATTCATGCGGCAAATGGTTATTTGATTGATGAGTTTCTGCAATCCAAATCGAATCATCGCAGCGATCGCTACGGTGGCAGTATCGAGAACCGCTATCAGTTTCTCAAAGAAATCGTGGAAGCGATTCTTACGGTGTATCCATCGGAACGAGTCGGAGTCCGGCTTTCACCGAATGGAGCTTATAACAGCATGGGTTCTCCTGACTATCGAGAAACCTTTCTCTATGTTGCAAGCCAATTGAACGCTTACAAGTTGGCTTATTTACACCTTTTGGATGGGTTAGCGTTCGGCTTTCATGAACTGGGAAGCCCGATGACATTACCGGAGTTTCGACAAGTGTTTGATCAGCCGTTGATGGGAAATTGTGGATATACTCAGGCAGATGCTGAAACTGCGATCGCGAATGGCTCAGCGGATTTGATTTCGTTTGGACGACCGTTTATTAGCAATCCAGATTTAGTTGATCGCTTTAAGAACGGCTGGGAGTTAAATCCATCATCGGATATGAGTCAGTGGTATTCGTTTGGCGCAGAGGGCTACATCGATTTTCCAGCTTATTCAGCAGCTTAG
- the bchL gene encoding ferredoxin:protochlorophyllide reductase (ATP-dependent) iron-sulfur ATP-binding protein has protein sequence MKLAVYGKGGIGKSTTSCNISVALAKRGKKVLQIGCDPKHDSTFTLTGFLIPTIIDTLQEKDYHYEDVWAEDVIYKGYGGVDCVEAGGPPAGAGCGGYVVGETVKLLKELNAFDEYDVILFDVLGDVVCGGFAAPLNYADYCMIVTDNGFDALFAANRIAASVREKARTHPLRLAGLIGNRTAKRDLIDKYVDAVPMPVLEVLPLIEDIRVSRVKGKTLFEMAESDPSLNYVCDYYLNIADQILANPEGVVPKDAQDRELFSLLSDFYLNPPPTKTADQELDLMMV, from the coding sequence GTGAAACTCGCAGTTTACGGAAAAGGCGGCATCGGCAAATCAACCACAAGCTGCAACATCTCAGTTGCCCTTGCCAAACGCGGTAAAAAAGTCCTGCAAATCGGTTGCGACCCGAAGCACGATAGTACTTTTACCCTGACCGGATTTTTAATTCCCACGATCATCGACACGCTGCAAGAAAAGGACTATCACTACGAAGATGTCTGGGCAGAAGATGTTATCTACAAAGGCTACGGCGGAGTAGATTGCGTTGAAGCCGGAGGACCGCCAGCGGGTGCGGGCTGCGGTGGCTACGTGGTTGGCGAAACCGTCAAACTACTCAAAGAACTCAATGCCTTCGATGAGTACGATGTGATTTTGTTTGATGTCCTTGGTGACGTGGTTTGTGGCGGATTTGCTGCGCCGTTGAACTATGCAGACTACTGCATGATCGTGACGGACAATGGCTTCGATGCGTTGTTTGCCGCGAATCGGATTGCCGCTTCGGTGCGCGAAAAAGCTCGAACTCACCCGCTGAGACTGGCTGGACTGATTGGAAATCGCACCGCAAAACGGGATTTGATCGATAAATATGTCGATGCGGTTCCGATGCCTGTGTTAGAAGTGTTACCGCTAATCGAAGACATTCGAGTATCGCGGGTTAAAGGAAAAACATTGTTCGAGATGGCGGAATCTGATCCTTCACTGAACTATGTGTGTGACTACTATCTGAACATTGCTGATCAGATTTTGGCGAATCCTGAAGGGGTCGTGCCAAAAGATGCTCAAGATCGCGAACTGTTCTCGCTGCTGTCAGACTTTTATCTCAATCCGCCACCGACGAAAACGGCTGACCAAGAACTCGATCTGATGATGGTCTAA